One genomic region from Pyxicephalus adspersus chromosome 1, UCB_Pads_2.0, whole genome shotgun sequence encodes:
- the TSKU gene encoding tsukushi, translating into MELCLWFNVILLTSVVSANKFCFPGCSCEIESFGLFDSFSLTKVDCSGVGNHIVPVSIPLDTSYLDLSYNKLEKINESVLSGPGYTTLVNLNLSYNRLVKISSTAFSKLRYLESLDLSHNQLEALPDQSFFYSPLVELDLSFNSLQEIQIGAFTSKSNGKAININLSNNLIKSISRRPDDPVPNIRNLDLSGNQLRSVHGLQGIPLQYLNLDRNPISKIEENNFLGLKGLTHLSLSQMENLGEIAPRSFQDLPALQILDFSSNQNLRILSKDVFLGLNSLQELNLLNSGVASLPKDTLQHLPSMKSITWGKNIHCVKTMKESQFHLQNGVVRREVLLCRDGQGAVSAQDVL; encoded by the coding sequence ATGGAGCTTTGCCTTTGGTTCAATGTCATCCTCCTAACCAGTGTGGTCTCTGCCAACAAGTTTTGCTTCCCCGGATGTTCTTGCGAAATCGAAAGCTTTGGCTTATTTGACAGTTTCAGCCTGACCAAAGTGGATTGTAGTGGAGTGGGTAACCACATTGTCCCAGTCTCCATTCCTCTGGATACATCTTACCTAGATCTGTCGTACAATAAGCTGGAAAAGATCAACGAATCTGTATTGTCTGGTCCTGGTTACACGACCCTGGTCAACCTCAACTTGAGTTACAATCGACTGGTGAAAATATCATCCACCGCTTTCTCCAAACTGAGATACTTGGAGTCTTTAGATTTGAGCCACAACCAGCTTGAAGCTCTTCCCGATCAGAGCTTCTTCTATTCCCCTCTGGTAGAACTTGATTTGAGTTTTAACAGTTTACAAGAGATACAAATTGGAGCCTTCACCTCGAAAAGTAACGGCAAAGCGATCAATATTAACCTTTCCAACAACCTGATCAAATCGATCTCAAGAAGACCTGACGACCCCGTTCCAAACATTCGAAATTTGGATTTATCTGGAAATCAGCTACGTTCTGTCCATGGCCTTCAAGGAATTCCTCTGCAATACCTGAACTTGGACAGAAACCCTATTTCTAAAATCGAGGAGAATAACTTTTTGGGACTTAAAGGCTTAACCCATCTGTCTCTCAGTCAAATGGAGAATTTAGGGGAAATTGCCCCACGTAGCTTTCAAGATCTACCAGCTCTCCAAATTCTTGACTTTTCCAGCAATCAGAACTTAAGGATTCTCAGCAAAGATGTATTCTTGGGGTTGAACTCCTTACAAGAGTTGAACTTGTTAAACTCTGGCGTGGCGTCCTTGCCCAAGGACACGCTCCAGCATTTGCCATCCATGAAAAGCATTACCTGGGGAAAGAACATCCATTGTGTCAAGACTATGAAGGAAAGCCAATTCCATCTGCAAAATGGGGTGGTTCGAAGAGAAGTCTTGCTGTGCCGTGATGGTCAAGGTGCTGTATCAGCACAAGATGTCTTATAA